The DNA window GACGTGCCCGTCTGGACAAGATCACCGACCGCGTGGCCGAGATGCTGCGCCGCGCGCGGCAGGAAGATCGCAGCACGGTCCAGATCGCGGATGCCATGGTGGAACGGATGCTGGCCGAAAATACCCCCGCCTGAAGGTGTGAGCCGGCCGGAACCGCCCGATGCCGGGGCAGTCGGGTCAGCCCAGTTCGGCGCCCAGTTCCCGCATCAAGGGCAGGAAATCCGGAAACGAGGTGGCGATGGGGCCGCCATCGTCGATGCTGGCAGGCTCCTGCGCGCCCAGTCCCAGGATCAGGAACGACATCGCGATGCGGTGGTCCAGATGGGTGGCGGCGGTGCCGCCGCCCGGCACCCGGCCCATGCCGTGAACGGTCATGCTGTCATGCGTCTCCTCGACCCTGACGCCGTTTGCCTCAAGCCCGCGCGCCATGGCGTCGATCCGGTCGCTTTCCTTCACGCGCAGCTCGGCCACGCCGTTCATCACCGTCGCGCCCTCGGCAAAGGCGGCGATCACCGACAGGATCGGAAATTCGTCGATCATGCGCGAGGCGCGTTCGGCCGGCACGGTCACGCCGGTCAGCCGGGAATGGCGGACGATCAGATCGGCGACCGGCTCTCCGCCTTCTTCGCGCGGGTTCCGGAACGCGATGTCGGCGCCCATGTCCAACAGCGTCTCATACAGCCCGTCGCGGGTCGGGTTGCGGCTGACGCCCGGCACACGGATTTCCGACCCCGGCACGATCAGCGCCGCCGCGACCGGAAACGCCGCGCTGGAGGGGTCGCGCGGCACCGCGACGGGCTGCGCGCGCAGTTCGGGGCGGCCCGTCAGCGTGATCACATGCCCCTCATCGGTGGTCTCGGCGGTGATCTGCGCGCCGAAACCCGCCAGCATCCGTTCGGAATGATCGCGGGTCTGCTCGGCCTCGATCACCACCGTCTGTCCCGGCGCGTTCAACCCGGCCAGCAGGATCGCCGACTTGATCTGCGCGCTGGCCACCGGCGTGGAATAGCGCAGCGGCACCGGGTCCTCGGCACCCTGGATGGTGATGGGCAGGCGCCCGCCCTCGCGCGCGGTGATGCGCGCGCCGAACCGTTCCAGCGGATCGGTCACGCGCGCCATGGGCCGGCGCGACAGGCTGGCATCGCCCGAAAAGGTCGCGGTGATCGCGGTCGTCGCCATCGCGCCCATGATCAGCCGCACCCCGGTGCCGGAATTGCCGCAATCGATCACCGTGTCGGGCTCGCAAAACCCGCCCACGCCCACGCCATGCACCGACCAGTCGCCCGGTCCCACCCGCTCGATCCGGGCACCGAAGGCGGTCATGGCGCGGGCGGTGTCCAGCACGTCCTGCCCTTCCAGCAGCCCGGTGATCCGCGTCTGGCCGACCGACAGCGCCCCCAGGATCAGCGCACGGTGGCTGATCGACTTGTCGCCCGGAACCTGCGCCTCGCCCTTCAGCGGGCCGCTGCGGCGCGACGTCATCGGGCGGGGATCGGCGGAATGCGACATGGGACACCTTTCGATTGCGCCGATCTTCTAGCCCCGCGCCGCGCGGGCTGCCACCATGATCTTGCTAACCCGCGTGCGGGCCGGCCAATGCGGGGTCAGGACCGGAACACCTCGATCGTCGGCAGATCGGTCAGGGACACGCCGATCAGCTGCAGCGCCGGCAGCGAGACCTGGCTGCCGCCGCTGGCCGGCCCGTCCAGCGGGATCAGATCGACCTTGGCCGACTTGCCGTTGGCGGGATTGACGATGCGGCCGATGCCGCGCGCGCTGACCAGCGGTGTCTTGATCCAGAACCCGCCCTCGGTCGGATCGCCAAGCGAGGCGATGGTGGTGCCCAGCCTCGTCTCGGCCGCCTGCGGGGCCTGGGCTGCGGCGGCCTTCTGTTCGGCGGTGGTGGTGTCCATCTGCGCGGCACTGGCGCGGGCGGCGGCGCGCGGGGCGGGCGCGCGGGTGATCGCGGTGGCGGCGGCCACCTGTTCGGGCGTCAGGGCGGTCTCGATCGGGGCCGCCCGGTCCGCGGCGGCGGGGCGGTCCTGCGTCGTGGTGACCGCAGCCGGGGTGCAGGCGGCAAGCGCAAGCGTGGCCAGAACGGCCGGTGTGGACATCCGCATTGGGGCGCTCCTTCGCGTGGCAGTTGCGGCAGGTTAGACCGGCTTGGCCGTGCGCGTCCACCGGCGGTTGCGTGATCGCGCGCGGCTTGTGTGTTCGCCGTCACATGCCTAGATTGGTTGTATGGAGACCGCATTGCACCCGCCCCTTGTCGACCCGTTCGCCCGGCCGATCACCTATCTGCGGGTCTCGGTCACGGATCGCTGCGATTTTCGCTGCGTCTATTGCATGTCCGAACATATGCAGTTCCTGCCCAAGGTCGAGTTGCTGACGCTGGAGGAGCTGGACCGGCTGTGTTCGGCCTTTGTCGGGCTGGGCGTGCGCAAGCTGCGCATCACCGGCGGCGAACCGTTGGTCCGGCGCGGCATCATGCAGTTCTTTCGCGGCATGTCGCGCCATCTGGGCGCCGGTCTGGACGAGTTGACCCTGACCACCAATGGCAGCCAGCTTGGCCGCTTTGCCGGCGAACTGGTCGATTGCGGCGTGCGGCGCGTCAATGTGTCGCTGGACACGCTGGATGCCGGCAAATTCGCCCGGATCACCCGGTGGGGCCGTCTGCCGCAGGTGCTGGACGGCATCCGCGCCGCGCAGGATGCGGGGCTGCGCGTCAAGATCAACGCCGTCGCGCTGAAAGGCGTCAATGATGACGAATTGTTCGATCTGGTCGGATGGTGCGGCGATCAGGGCCACGATCTGACCTTCATCGAGGTCATGCCGATGGGCGATCTGGGGAATGAGGATCGGCTGGACCAGTACTGGTCGCTGTCGGATCTGCGCGCGCGTCTGGCCGAACGGTTCACGCTGACCGAACTGGCCGAACGCACCGGCGGGCCGGCCCGCTATGTCAGGCTGGACGAGACGGGGCAGAAGATCGGCTTCATCACCCCGCTGACGCATAATTTCTGCGAAAGCTGCAACCGCGTGCGGCTGACCTGCACGGGCGAGTTGTTCATGTGCCTGGGACAAGAGGATCGCGCCGATCTGCGCGGGCCGCTGCGGGCGGGGCCGGACGATCACGCGCTGCGCCAGACCATCCGCGCCGCCATCGCCCGCAAACCCAAGGGTCACGATTTCGACTATTCCCGCCAGCAGGTCACCGGCCAGATGAGCCGCCACATGAGCCATACCGGCGGCTGATCCCTGATCTTGCGATGAAATTTCGGTCCGGGCGCAGGGTTTGCCGCGCGCCCGGATGCAAGATTTGGCCGTTTGTCAGCCGCCCAATGCGATGCCTTCGCGGCGCGGATCGGCGCCGCCCGACAGCCCGTCCGGCGTGATGGCGATGCCGTGCAGGCCGGAATTCAGGTCGGTCTCCTCGACCTCGAACCCCAGATCGGTCAGCGCCTGCGTCAGCCCGGTCGCATCCGTCCCCTGTTCGACATCCATCGTGCCGAAGCGGTTGACGATATTGGGCAGCGCGATGGCCTGCTGCACATCCATCCCCCAGTCCAGATGGCCGATGATTGCCTTGGCGACATAGCCGATGATCCGGCTGCCACCGGGCGAGCCGATCACCAGTACCGGCTTGTCGTCCTTCATCACGATGCTGGGCGCCATCGAGGACCGCGGCCGCTTGCCCGGCTCAAGCCGGTTGGCGATGGGGTATCCGGCGTCGTCATGGGTTTCGAAGCTGAAATCGGTCAGCTCGTTGTTCAGCAGAAAGCCTTGCGTGAACAGCCGCGATCCGAAACCGTTTTCGATGGTCGTGGTCATCGACAGCGCGTTGCCGTCCGCATCCACGATCGAGATATGCGAGGTCGAGGGAAACTCGATCGCGCCGTCCTGCCCCCACAGCATCGCGTGGCTCCAGCCGGGGCTGCCGGCGCTGACTTCGGGCAGGGCGTCGTCGCCCGCCAGCAGCTTGCCGCGTTCGGACAAGTAATCCGGGGCGACCAGACCCTCGGTCGGCACCGGCACGAAATCGCTGTCGGCCATGTAGCGGCCGCGATCCGCGAAGGCCAGGCGCGAGGCATCGCCGATCAGCCGCCAGCTTTCGGGGTTCTGCGCCCCCAGACCGGCCAGATCGTAACCGCCCAGCATCCCCAGGATCTGGCCCACGGTCAGCGCGCCCGACGATGGCGGCCCCATCCCGCAGATGTCGTGGTCGCGATATTCGGCGCAGACGGCGGGCCGTTCGATCACGCGATAGCGGGCCAGATCCTCGGTCGACAACAGGCCGGGATTGCCCTCGGCGTTGCGGACCGTGTCCACGATCCCCTCGGCGATCTGGCCGTGATAGAACGCATCGCTTCCCTCGGCCGCCAGCCGGCGCAGGACATCTGCGTAATCGGCGTTCGTGATCGTATCGCCGGCCGCGATGGCGTTTCCGTCGGGAAAGAAATAGTCCCTGGTGGCCGCGAATCTGCCCAACCGCTCGCTGTCCTCGGCCACCAGATCGGCCAGGCGCGGCGAGACGGCGAACCCGTCCTCGGCCAGGTCGATGGCGGGCTGGAACAGGCTGCCCCAGTTGACCTTGCCCCACCGCCGATGCGCGGCTTGCAGCAGCGCGGGCGTGCCGGGCGTCCCGACCGAGCGTCCGCCGACCACGGCATCGTAAAATTCCAGCGGCTCGCCCTGATCGTTCAGGAAATAGGTCGGCGTCGCGGCCAGCGGCGCGGTTTCGCGCGCATCCAGCGTCGTCAACTCGCCGCTTTCGGCGTCATACCAGACCAGAAACGCGCCGCCGCCCAGACCCGAGCTTTGCGGCTCGACCAGCCCCAGCACGGTCTGCACGGCGATCATCGCATCGGCGGCGCTGCCGCCGCGTTCCAGCACGCCGGCCCCCGCCTCGACCGCCAGCGGATTGGCGGCCGCGACCATCCAGTTCTGCGCCGTGACCGGCTGGCCCTGATCGCGGGACGTGATCGCGTCGCGGGCGGCCTGACCCAGACCGGCGAATGCGTCCTGTCCCGCGGCCTCGCTGGCCGGTTCGGGCGCTATGGCGTCGGTGGCTTGCTGGGCCGTGGCGGGCATGGCCCAGGCGCTGCCAAGCAGCACCGCGATTGCAAGGCTGTTCCGTGTCATCGTCACCTCCCCTGATGTTCTGACCG is part of the Paracoccus stylophorae genome and encodes:
- the moaA gene encoding GTP 3',8-cyclase MoaA, translating into MHPPLVDPFARPITYLRVSVTDRCDFRCVYCMSEHMQFLPKVELLTLEELDRLCSAFVGLGVRKLRITGGEPLVRRGIMQFFRGMSRHLGAGLDELTLTTNGSQLGRFAGELVDCGVRRVNVSLDTLDAGKFARITRWGRLPQVLDGIRAAQDAGLRVKINAVALKGVNDDELFDLVGWCGDQGHDLTFIEVMPMGDLGNEDRLDQYWSLSDLRARLAERFTLTELAERTGGPARYVRLDETGQKIGFITPLTHNFCESCNRVRLTCTGELFMCLGQEDRADLRGPLRAGPDDHALRQTIRAAIARKPKGHDFDYSRQQVTGQMSRHMSHTGG
- the aroA gene encoding 3-phosphoshikimate 1-carboxyvinyltransferase translates to MSHSADPRPMTSRRSGPLKGEAQVPGDKSISHRALILGALSVGQTRITGLLEGQDVLDTARAMTAFGARIERVGPGDWSVHGVGVGGFCEPDTVIDCGNSGTGVRLIMGAMATTAITATFSGDASLSRRPMARVTDPLERFGARITAREGGRLPITIQGAEDPVPLRYSTPVASAQIKSAILLAGLNAPGQTVVIEAEQTRDHSERMLAGFGAQITAETTDEGHVITLTGRPELRAQPVAVPRDPSSAAFPVAAALIVPGSEIRVPGVSRNPTRDGLYETLLDMGADIAFRNPREEGGEPVADLIVRHSRLTGVTVPAERASRMIDEFPILSVIAAFAEGATVMNGVAELRVKESDRIDAMARGLEANGVRVEETHDSMTVHGMGRVPGGGTAATHLDHRIAMSFLILGLGAQEPASIDDGGPIATSFPDFLPLMRELGAELG
- the ggt gene encoding gamma-glutamyltransferase yields the protein MTRNSLAIAVLLGSAWAMPATAQQATDAIAPEPASEAAGQDAFAGLGQAARDAITSRDQGQPVTAQNWMVAAANPLAVEAGAGVLERGGSAADAMIAVQTVLGLVEPQSSGLGGGAFLVWYDAESGELTTLDARETAPLAATPTYFLNDQGEPLEFYDAVVGGRSVGTPGTPALLQAAHRRWGKVNWGSLFQPAIDLAEDGFAVSPRLADLVAEDSERLGRFAATRDYFFPDGNAIAAGDTITNADYADVLRRLAAEGSDAFYHGQIAEGIVDTVRNAEGNPGLLSTEDLARYRVIERPAVCAEYRDHDICGMGPPSSGALTVGQILGMLGGYDLAGLGAQNPESWRLIGDASRLAFADRGRYMADSDFVPVPTEGLVAPDYLSERGKLLAGDDALPEVSAGSPGWSHAMLWGQDGAIEFPSTSHISIVDADGNALSMTTTIENGFGSRLFTQGFLLNNELTDFSFETHDDAGYPIANRLEPGKRPRSSMAPSIVMKDDKPVLVIGSPGGSRIIGYVAKAIIGHLDWGMDVQQAIALPNIVNRFGTMDVEQGTDATGLTQALTDLGFEVEETDLNSGLHGIAITPDGLSGGADPRREGIALGG